TCCGGAAACTTTATACCTCATACCGGGTTCATCGTCGCTGAATGAGATATAATAGACGATACTGTCCGCCGGTGTTCCATGAGGTGTTGTAGCAGCTCCCAATAAGATTTTACCGCCGTCAATCGTCACATCACATTCGTAGGCTTCATTGGGAGCAGCACCATTAGTTGCAAATGTCAACGCACCGACATCCGATTTAACCCGTACTTTATATTCCCAAAAGTGGCCTATATCGTCTACATACATTTCGGTAGGTGTATTTGCTGCCGTGTTATAGGTATTCATCAGGATATGTCCAATTCCGTTGAAATCTTCGGCAATGACATTACCTCCTTCATCTACCGCATCTACCGTCACTTTCCATTCACCGGCAAGTGCTTCGGTTGCTGTGTTGCCTATTTCGTCTTTTTCGCAACCTGCCAATACGAATACCAGCAGGGTAAATAGCCAAATAATATGTTT
This is a stretch of genomic DNA from Parabacteroides chongii. It encodes these proteins:
- a CDS encoding lipid-binding protein gives rise to the protein MNKHIIWLFTLLVFVLAGCEKDEIGNTATEALAGEWKVTVDAVDEGGNVIAEDFNGIGHILMNTYNTAANTPTEMYVDDIGHFWEYKVRVKSDVGALTFATNGAAPNEAYECDVTIDGGKILLGAATTPHGTPADSIVYYISFSDDEPGMRYKVSGYRYSGLAVDD